One Manihot esculenta cultivar AM560-2 chromosome 18, M.esculenta_v8, whole genome shotgun sequence genomic window carries:
- the LOC110606304 gene encoding uncharacterized protein LOC110606304: MENDSVNETNKVTSDDVGDNVDSGIVGEKLGVEDDSVDYVESKRKRIGPVTEAQHYDISMDEGCSSKEGGFLDIGSSIMSLWGFIPPDCIIAALAVDLKMAVLATLNLDANKLSGVIPGNLFNSDIGNLNLSKNTFGGYLPNVFSAQAEEARVASTKVAELEVELQETVAQGEEMFVQGKDSVRKELVK; encoded by the exons ATGGAGAATGATTCTGTCAAC GAGACAAATAAGGTAACCAGCGATGATGTAGGAGATAATGTCGATAGTGGAATTGTTGGAGAGAAGCTGGGAGTG GAGGATGATTCCGTTGACTATGTGGAGTCAAAGAGGAAAAGGATAGGCCCAGTTACTGAAGCCCAGCATTATGACATTTCTATGGATGAGGGATGTTCTTCTAAAGAAGGGGGCTTTTTAGATATTGGAAGTTCAAT AATGT CTCTGTGGGGTTTTATTCCTCCCGATTGTATTATCGCAGCTCTTGCTGTTGACTTAaa AATGGCAGTATTAGCGACACTGAATCTGGATGCCAACAAGCTCTCGGGAGTTATACCAGGGAATTTGTTTAATTCAGATATTGGCAATTTAAATCTGAGCAAGAACACATTCGGAGGATATTTACCAAACGTTTTCAGC GCTCAAGCTGAGGAGGCTCGGGTTGCTTCAACCAAGGTTGCTGAGCTTGAGGTGGAGCTGCAGGAGACGGTGGCCCAAGGTGAGGAGATGTTCGTTCAGGGCAAGGACTCAGTAAGGAAGGAGTTGGTAAAGTAA